The Acidobacteriota bacterium genome contains a region encoding:
- a CDS encoding YihY/virulence factor BrkB family protein — MRQTAAYLVATETHTYASAVAAYALLSFFPFIVLLLTLTRDFLQNERLYHSLIELLRAYLPVAETVDLPTQSFIIRNLQLIVEHQRAVQVASLLILLVTCTGVFMPLEVALNRIWGVLRNRNYLSNWAVSIVLAFSCGLLGMLSASLTSLTETYSARLYRFLSHATLLQKHPVSLDVFSIAAVRVSAVPFTIAIFFLVYWWLPNRRVPVRRVLPAAIIAGLLWEASKYIYILLLPLLNFQDLYGPFAISVTLLLWAYVSALILLFCAEVAAPLPERGTQLEICFEATAAGAESSEPLPADSLAPAAQPIRRS; from the coding sequence CTGCGCCAGACGGCGGCCTACCTGGTGGCCACCGAGACCCACACCTACGCCAGCGCGGTGGCGGCGTATGCGCTGCTGTCGTTTTTCCCCTTTATTGTTCTACTGCTCACGCTCACGCGCGATTTCCTGCAGAATGAGCGGCTGTATCACAGCCTGATCGAGCTGCTGCGCGCCTATCTGCCGGTGGCCGAAACGGTGGATTTACCCACGCAGAGCTTCATCATCCGCAACCTGCAGTTGATCGTCGAACACCAGCGCGCGGTGCAGGTGGCTTCGCTGCTCATCCTGCTGGTGACCTGCACCGGGGTGTTCATGCCGCTGGAAGTGGCGCTCAACCGCATCTGGGGCGTGCTGCGCAACCGCAATTACCTGAGTAACTGGGCGGTGTCGATTGTGCTGGCGTTTTCCTGCGGCCTGCTGGGCATGCTTTCGGCCTCGCTGACTTCGCTGACGGAAACCTATTCCGCCCGCCTCTACCGCTTCCTCAGCCACGCCACGCTGCTGCAAAAACACCCGGTTTCGCTGGACGTGTTCTCGATTGCGGCGGTGCGCGTGAGCGCCGTGCCCTTCACCATCGCCATTTTCTTTTTAGTCTACTGGTGGCTGCCCAACCGGCGCGTGCCGGTGCGCCGGGTGCTGCCGGCGGCGATCATCGCGGGACTGCTCTGGGAAGCGTCGAAATACATCTACATCCTGCTGCTGCCGTTGCTCAATTTTCAGGACCTGTACGGCCCCTTCGCCATCTCCGTGACGCTGCTGCTGTGGGCGTATGTCTCGGCGCTGATCCTTTTGTTTTGCGCGGAGGTGGCGGCGCCGCTGCCGGAACGCGGCACGCAGCTCGAAATTTGCTTCGAAGCCACGGCTGCGGGGGCAGAATCTTCCGAGCCACTCCCAGCGGATTCGCTCGCACCCGCGGCCCAGCCGATTCGCCGCTCCTGA
- a CDS encoding DUF47 domain-containing protein encodes MRFLPREAKFFTMFEQMGAMLIEGADLLNKALADIAEAPLRAGEIKALEHKADTLTHQIITKLNQTFITPFDREDIHTLSSRLDDVLDLIDATTMRIVIYKIAVLPPGAQELGKVLAAQVREIAAALALLQRPDGILKHCIEINRLEDEADRISRAGIGMLFEKASNPISLIKQKELYEVLELATDKCEDVANVIETIVLKAA; translated from the coding sequence ATGCGATTCCTGCCGCGGGAAGCAAAGTTCTTCACTATGTTCGAGCAGATGGGCGCCATGCTCATCGAGGGCGCGGATTTGCTCAACAAGGCGCTCGCCGACATTGCCGAAGCACCTCTGCGGGCAGGGGAAATCAAGGCCCTCGAACACAAGGCCGATACCCTGACTCACCAGATCATCACCAAACTCAATCAGACCTTCATCACTCCCTTCGATCGCGAAGACATCCACACCCTGAGCTCGCGGCTGGACGATGTCCTCGACCTGATCGATGCCACCACCATGCGCATCGTGATTTACAAGATCGCGGTCTTGCCGCCCGGCGCGCAGGAGCTCGGGAAGGTGCTCGCCGCCCAGGTGCGGGAAATCGCCGCGGCGCTGGCGCTGTTGCAGCGGCCCGATGGCATCCTGAAGCACTGCATCGAGATCAACCGCCTGGAGGACGAGGCCGACCGCATTTCCCGCGCCGGCATCGGCATGCTGTTCGAGAAAGCCTCGAACCCCATCTCGCTGATCAAGCAAAAAGAACTCTACGAAGTCCTGGAGCTGGCCACGGATAAATGCGAAGACGTCGCCAACGTGATCGAAACCATCGTGCTCAAGGCCGCCTAG
- a CDS encoding inorganic phosphate transporter — protein sequence MSTLHVIIIIVIAAFCFDFLNGFHDAANSIATVVSTRVLTPGVAVAWSAVFNFIAAVFLGTGVAAMVGHGMVKLSLVNERVVVAGLIGAIVWDLLTWWLALPTSSTHALLGGYAGAAIAAAGWGAIIARGWILTLAFIVISPATGLVLAWFFMILASWAFRRSHPMRVDRLFRKLQLVSAALLSLAHGTNDAQKTMGIVTTALVTAHFIPTFKVPLWVILMAATAMGLGTASGGWRIVHTMGSRITKLKPVGGSCAEFASAIALFGSTALGIPVSTTHTVTGAIVGVGSVERLSAVRWGVARNIVWAWILTIPAAAVVAAGFWWALGPVLH from the coding sequence ATGAGCACCCTGCACGTCATTATCATCATTGTCATCGCGGCGTTCTGCTTTGATTTTCTGAACGGCTTTCACGACGCCGCCAATTCCATCGCCACCGTCGTTTCCACGCGCGTGCTCACGCCCGGCGTGGCCGTGGCCTGGTCGGCCGTCTTCAACTTCATCGCGGCGGTTTTTCTGGGCACGGGCGTAGCCGCCATGGTCGGTCACGGCATGGTGAAGTTATCGCTGGTGAACGAGCGCGTGGTGGTGGCCGGCCTTATTGGCGCCATCGTCTGGGATCTGCTGACCTGGTGGCTGGCGCTGCCCACCAGCAGCACCCATGCCCTGTTGGGCGGCTACGCCGGCGCCGCGATCGCCGCCGCGGGTTGGGGCGCGATCATCGCCCGCGGCTGGATCCTGACGCTGGCCTTCATCGTCATCAGCCCCGCGACGGGGCTGGTCTTGGCATGGTTTTTCATGATCCTGGCCTCATGGGCCTTCCGGCGCTCACACCCGATGCGCGTGGACCGGCTGTTCCGCAAGCTGCAACTGGTGTCGGCGGCGCTGCTCAGCCTCGCCCACGGCACCAACGACGCCCAAAAAACCATGGGCATTGTTACCACCGCGCTGGTGACGGCGCATTTCATTCCCACCTTCAAGGTGCCCTTGTGGGTCATCCTGATGGCGGCAACGGCGATGGGCTTGGGAACGGCCTCCGGCGGCTGGCGCATTGTGCACACCATGGGCTCGCGCATCACCAAGCTCAAGCCCGTGGGCGGTTCCTGCGCCGAGTTCGCCAGCGCGATCGCGCTGTTTGGCAGCACCGCTCTCGGCATTCCGGTCTCCACGACGCATACCGTCACGGGCGCCATCGTGGGCGTCGGCTCGGTCGAACGCTTGTCGGCCGTGCGCTGGGGCGTTGCCCGCAACATCGTCTGGGCCTGGATCCTGACCATCCCCGCCGCCGCCGTCGTGGCCGCCGGGTTCTGGTGGGCGCTGGGCCCGGTCCTGCACTAG
- a CDS encoding thiazole biosynthesis adenylyltransferase ThiF has protein sequence MADFERYSRQILFAPLGPGGQQKLAAARVAIVGCGALGTAQADLLVRAGVGDLLLIDRDYVEPSNLQRQTLFDEQDAAAGLPKAVAAKARLERINRGTHLEAAVTDLEPGNIERLLAGRELLLDGTDNLETRYLLNDFSLARGISWIYGAAVAARGMSFTIVPGETACLECLFSSQEGDAPLTETCDTAGVLAWTVTWVAALQVSEAVKLLTGNRAALRRTLATADLWTNDFRQLAAPARDPQCRTCARRDFVHLRGERHAALTLCGRNAVQIHEHQHPLELPQLAARLRPHGMVRSNDFALRFVPTTPPGLELMIFPDGRALIKGTTEPGLARSLYARYVGA, from the coding sequence ATGGCCGATTTCGAGCGATATTCGCGCCAGATCCTGTTTGCTCCGTTGGGCCCGGGCGGCCAGCAGAAACTCGCAGCGGCGCGCGTGGCGATTGTGGGTTGCGGCGCTTTGGGCACGGCGCAAGCCGACTTGCTCGTCCGCGCGGGAGTGGGGGACTTGCTGCTGATCGATCGTGACTATGTCGAGCCCAGCAATCTCCAGCGGCAAACGCTTTTTGACGAGCAGGATGCCGCCGCCGGGCTGCCCAAAGCCGTGGCTGCTAAAGCCCGCCTGGAGCGCATCAACCGCGGCACCCATCTCGAAGCCGCGGTTACCGATCTCGAACCCGGCAACATCGAGCGCCTGCTCGCCGGCCGCGAACTGCTGCTCGATGGCACGGACAATCTCGAAACCCGCTATCTGCTGAACGATTTTTCCCTAGCGCGCGGCATTTCCTGGATCTATGGCGCCGCGGTGGCTGCGCGCGGCATGAGCTTCACCATCGTGCCGGGCGAAACCGCCTGCCTCGAGTGCCTGTTCTCCAGCCAGGAGGGCGACGCGCCGCTCACGGAGACCTGCGACACTGCGGGTGTGCTGGCCTGGACCGTGACCTGGGTGGCGGCGCTACAGGTTTCGGAAGCCGTCAAACTCCTGACCGGCAACCGAGCCGCGCTGCGGCGCACGCTAGCGACGGCTGATCTGTGGACGAACGATTTCCGCCAGCTTGCTGCGCCGGCCCGCGATCCGCAGTGCCGCACCTGCGCCCGCCGCGACTTCGTCCATCTGCGGGGCGAGCGCCACGCCGCGCTCACGCTCTGCGGCCGCAACGCGGTGCAGATTCACGAGCATCAGCATCCGCTGGAGCTGCCACAGTTGGCGGCGCGCCTGCGCCCGCACGGCATGGTGCGCAGCAATGATTTCGCCCTGCGCTTCGTGCCCACCACACCCCCAGGTCTCGAGCTAATGATTTTCCCCGATGGCCGTGCGCTCATCAAAGGCACCACCGAACCCGGCCTCGCCCGCTCCCTCTATGCGCGCTACGTCGGCGCCTAA
- a CDS encoding PSK operon transcription factor, with amino-acid sequence MPALNIKDAEVRALAQQLAEVTHQTMTEAVKTALREKLESERARDEKHRQRILRRVHELQREIAALPVLDTRSEDEILGYDENGLFK; translated from the coding sequence ATGCCCGCCCTCAACATCAAAGACGCGGAGGTGCGCGCCCTCGCTCAGCAATTGGCCGAGGTCACCCATCAGACCATGACCGAGGCCGTCAAGACCGCCCTGCGCGAAAAGCTGGAGAGCGAACGCGCTCGTGACGAAAAGCACCGCCAGCGCATTCTGCGCCGGGTGCATGAACTGCAGCGCGAAATTGCCGCCTTGCCCGTCCTCGATACGCGCAGCGAAGACGAAATCCTCGGCTACGACGAAAACGGGCTGTTCAAGTGA
- a CDS encoding vitamin B12-dependent ribonucleotide reductase — protein sequence MSESVPEPVTRSAVNTKLETLKTPIVRRGTGLSLRRHFTSAQQSPYEQVQWEKRSALIQNEKGETIFEQKDIEVPRDWSQTATNIVASKYLHGKLHAPERENSVRALVARVAETMRDWGVQGGYFHTPEDAAIFHDELVHLLVTQRAAFNSPVWFNCGVDRIEPESSAANWFWDENQSRPEFGVIGYRKPQCSACFINSVNDSLDSILTLAKTEGMLFKWGSGTGTNLSPIRSSTEQLSGGGTASGPLSFMRGFDAFAGVIKSGGKTRRAAKMVVLNVDHPDVEEFIWCKAKEERKAWTLVQAGYDAALDGEAYSSIFFQNANNSVRVTDEFMRAAEADEPFQLRRVAGERKGEAIKTVDAKGLLRQIAEAAWQCGDPGMQYDTTTNRWHTSKNTARINASNPCSEYMFLDDSACNLASINLNKFNGPGGFDVAGYRQAIDILITAQEIIVDNASYPTKRITQNSHDYRPLGLGYANLGALLMSNGLPYDSDAGRDFAGALTAILCGQAYYQSARIAEALATPDRSGAFAGFAANREPMLDVIRMHRAAVNNLNPRNAPEPVLAAARQCWDEALEQGSRHGYRNAQVTVLAPTGTIGFMMDCDTTGIEPDLALVKEKKLVGGGRIKIVNQSVDKALLRLGYSAQQTHDMLEFIDATGTVEGAPHLKAEHLAVFDCSFKPANGTRSIHYSGHVRMMAAAQPFLSGAISKTVNLPENASVDDIVQVYTDGWKLGLKAIAIYRDGSKKVQPLSAAGKKSEPGAALQPALSVPETVPSAHPYRRRLPEERRSLTHKFKVGGHEGYITVGMYEDGQPGEIFVTMAKEGSTISGLMDSFATAISLALQHGVPLKLLVDKFSHTRFEPSGWSGNEEIGYAKSIMDYLFRWMGLRFLDHQPPAPRGVEDLHGDRGEAQERLETAGQIPLITSGAPATSIDAPPCHNCGSIMVPNGSCYKCVNCGETSGCS from the coding sequence ATGTCTGAATCTGTGCCGGAGCCGGTCACCCGTTCTGCTGTAAACACCAAGCTGGAAACGCTCAAAACTCCAATTGTCCGCCGGGGAACAGGCCTCAGCCTGCGCCGGCACTTTACCTCGGCGCAGCAGTCGCCGTACGAGCAGGTGCAGTGGGAAAAGCGTTCGGCGCTGATTCAGAACGAAAAGGGCGAGACCATCTTCGAGCAGAAGGATATCGAGGTGCCGCGCGACTGGTCGCAGACGGCCACCAACATCGTGGCCTCGAAATATCTGCACGGCAAACTGCATGCGCCGGAGCGGGAAAACAGCGTCCGCGCCCTGGTGGCGCGCGTGGCGGAAACCATGCGCGACTGGGGCGTACAAGGCGGCTACTTCCACACGCCTGAAGACGCCGCCATCTTCCACGACGAGCTGGTGCATCTGCTGGTCACGCAGCGAGCGGCCTTCAACTCTCCGGTCTGGTTCAACTGCGGCGTCGATCGCATCGAGCCGGAATCGTCGGCGGCCAATTGGTTCTGGGATGAAAACCAGAGCCGGCCCGAGTTTGGCGTCATCGGGTATCGTAAGCCCCAGTGCTCGGCCTGCTTCATCAACTCCGTCAACGACTCGCTGGACAGCATCCTGACGCTGGCGAAAACGGAAGGCATGCTATTCAAGTGGGGTTCGGGAACCGGCACCAACCTTTCGCCCATCCGCAGCTCGACCGAGCAACTTTCTGGCGGCGGCACGGCCAGCGGTCCGCTCAGCTTCATGCGCGGGTTTGACGCTTTCGCCGGCGTGATCAAGTCCGGCGGCAAGACGCGGCGAGCCGCGAAGATGGTGGTGCTGAACGTCGACCACCCTGACGTCGAAGAGTTCATCTGGTGCAAGGCCAAGGAGGAGCGCAAGGCGTGGACGCTGGTGCAGGCGGGCTACGACGCCGCGCTCGATGGGGAAGCGTATTCCTCGATCTTTTTCCAGAACGCCAACAATAGCGTTCGTGTCACCGATGAATTCATGCGGGCCGCCGAGGCCGACGAGCCTTTCCAGCTCCGCCGCGTTGCCGGCGAGCGCAAGGGCGAGGCCATTAAAACCGTCGATGCCAAAGGTCTGCTGCGGCAAATCGCGGAAGCAGCCTGGCAGTGCGGCGATCCGGGCATGCAGTACGACACCACCACGAATCGCTGGCACACCTCCAAGAACACGGCGCGCATCAACGCCAGCAATCCCTGTTCGGAGTACATGTTCCTGGACGATTCGGCCTGCAACCTGGCCTCGATCAATCTGAACAAGTTCAATGGTCCCGGCGGGTTCGATGTCGCCGGCTATCGCCAGGCGATCGACATCCTGATCACCGCGCAGGAGATCATCGTCGACAACGCCAGCTATCCGACGAAGCGCATCACCCAGAACTCACACGACTACCGGCCTCTCGGCCTGGGCTACGCCAACCTCGGCGCCCTGTTGATGTCGAATGGATTGCCGTACGACAGCGATGCCGGCCGGGACTTCGCCGGCGCTCTCACCGCCATCCTGTGCGGCCAGGCCTATTACCAGTCGGCGCGTATCGCCGAGGCCCTGGCCACGCCCGACCGCAGCGGTGCATTTGCCGGCTTTGCCGCCAACCGCGAGCCGATGCTGGATGTCATCCGCATGCATCGCGCCGCGGTCAACAACCTCAACCCACGCAATGCCCCCGAGCCGGTTCTGGCCGCGGCGCGGCAGTGCTGGGATGAGGCGCTGGAGCAGGGCTCCCGTCACGGTTACCGCAACGCTCAGGTCACCGTGCTGGCGCCTACAGGCACCATCGGTTTCATGATGGATTGCGATACGACCGGCATCGAGCCCGACCTGGCGCTGGTCAAAGAAAAAAAACTGGTGGGTGGCGGCCGGATTAAGATCGTCAACCAGAGCGTGGACAAGGCGCTGCTCCGTCTGGGCTATTCGGCGCAGCAGACGCACGACATGCTGGAGTTCATCGACGCTACCGGCACTGTCGAAGGCGCGCCGCATTTGAAGGCCGAGCATCTGGCGGTGTTTGACTGCTCCTTTAAACCCGCCAACGGCACCCGCAGCATTCACTACTCGGGTCACGTGCGCATGATGGCGGCGGCACAACCGTTCCTGTCGGGCGCCATTTCGAAGACCGTCAATCTGCCGGAAAATGCGAGCGTTGACGACATCGTGCAGGTTTATACCGACGGCTGGAAACTGGGGCTGAAGGCGATTGCCATTTATCGTGACGGCAGCAAGAAAGTTCAACCGCTCTCAGCGGCCGGGAAGAAATCTGAGCCGGGCGCGGCGCTACAGCCGGCGCTGAGTGTGCCGGAAACCGTTCCATCGGCCCACCCCTATCGCCGCCGCTTGCCCGAGGAGCGCCGCTCGCTCACCCATAAGTTCAAGGTCGGTGGCCATGAAGGTTACATCACCGTGGGCATGTATGAGGACGGTCAGCCGGGTGAGATTTTTGTCACCATGGCAAAAGAGGGCTCAACCATCAGCGGTTTGATGGACAGCTTCGCCACCGCGATCTCGCTGGCGTTGCAACACGGCGTGCCGCTCAAGCTGCTGGTCGACAAGTTTTCGCACACCCGCTTTGAACCCAGCGGCTGGTCGGGTAATGAAGAGATCGGCTACGCCAAGAGCATCATGGATTATCTGTTCCGCTGGATGGGGCTGCGTTTTCTCGATCATCAGCCTCCGGCGCCGCGCGGCGTCGAGGACCTGCACGGTGATCGCGGCGAAGCCCAGGAGCGGCTTGAAACCGCCGGCCAGATCCCGCTGATCACGTCGGGAGCCCCGGCGACGTCGATCGATGCGCCGCCCTGTCATAATTGCGGCAGCATCATGGTGCCTAACGGTTCCTGCTACAAGTGCGTGAATTGCGGCGAGACCAGCGGCTGCAGCTAG
- a CDS encoding rhomboid family intramembrane serine protease gives MSYRSTPPPSYSFSVPGFTRAVKALVIVTTAVWILQFVSGWLNVHLITWFALVPGWVMAGEIWRLASYLFLHASFWHLFWNMFALWMFGVWVEEELGARKLYQLYFISGIGGAIVDVLWHTWFSTSQSYTIGASASVFGILLAVGLLFPDREVFLLLPPVAIKAKWLVLGYGVLEFLFTLHGAGADGIAHFAHLGGMLFAFLYLRMSGTNLGLTQGYSRWRRRQMQRKFDVYMNQRDRRPPGGWRN, from the coding sequence ATGTCGTACCGCTCCACGCCACCGCCCTCCTACTCCTTCAGCGTCCCCGGCTTCACCCGCGCCGTGAAGGCCCTGGTCATCGTCACCACCGCGGTCTGGATTCTGCAGTTCGTCAGCGGCTGGCTCAACGTTCATCTCATCACGTGGTTTGCGCTCGTGCCCGGCTGGGTCATGGCCGGAGAAATTTGGCGCCTGGCCAGTTACCTGTTCCTGCACGCCAGCTTCTGGCACTTGTTCTGGAACATGTTCGCGCTCTGGATGTTCGGCGTGTGGGTGGAAGAAGAGCTGGGCGCGCGCAAGCTTTACCAGCTCTATTTCATCAGCGGCATTGGTGGCGCCATCGTGGATGTGCTGTGGCACACCTGGTTCAGCACCAGCCAAAGCTACACGATCGGAGCCTCGGCCTCGGTTTTCGGGATTTTGCTCGCCGTCGGCCTGCTGTTTCCCGACCGCGAAGTCTTCCTGCTGCTGCCGCCGGTGGCGATCAAGGCGAAGTGGCTGGTGCTCGGCTACGGCGTACTGGAGTTCCTCTTTACGCTGCACGGCGCCGGCGCCGATGGCATCGCCCACTTTGCGCATCTCGGCGGCATGCTGTTCGCCTTCCTCTACCTGCGCATGAGCGGCACCAACCTCGGCCTGACGCAAGGCTACAGCCGCTGGCGCCGCCGCCAAATGCAGCGCAAGTTCGACGTCTACATGAACCAGCGCGACCGCCGTCCCCCCGGCGGCTGGCGCAACTAG
- a CDS encoding DUF3443 family protein — translation MKIFTRYAWVAVLLLPLAACGGGGGGSSSSGGGGGGGSTPPPINQVAIVANAGVVNDYTNGLFTSVTVCVPGTTNCTTVDNVLVDSGSYGLRLLDSALASLPLKFNNAPDGKPLGECTAYVATYNWGPVANADVKLGGETAANVPVQVMGVSGFPGAPSACTAGGLTENDTQQSLGANGILGVGVFRYDCGGACSSDQGGDPKNIPPIYFSCPSTGCTAALIPLAEEVQNPVSVFPQDNNGELITLPAVPASGAISAKGTMTFGIGTQSDNQLTGEVVLGADGYGNFQTAFQGKTYYNFSQAIGSVIDSGSNANFFLDATTLNITQCTGGNSGFYCPGGTSPISYTATNLSADGTTSITAAWDVADAQTLFNTGNWAFDNLAGPNPGSFDFGLAFFFGKTVVIGLNGAQAKSNGTTHVGPFYGY, via the coding sequence ATGAAAATATTCACTCGCTACGCCTGGGTCGCGGTTCTGCTTCTTCCTCTGGCCGCCTGCGGCGGCGGCGGCGGCGGCAGTTCGAGCTCCGGCGGCGGTGGCGGCGGAGGGAGCACGCCGCCACCGATCAACCAGGTGGCCATTGTCGCCAACGCCGGCGTCGTCAACGACTACACCAACGGTCTGTTTACCAGCGTGACCGTATGCGTGCCGGGCACAACCAATTGCACCACGGTGGACAATGTGCTGGTGGATTCCGGATCGTATGGCCTGCGTCTGCTCGATTCCGCGCTGGCCAGCCTGCCGCTGAAGTTCAACAATGCGCCAGACGGAAAACCGTTAGGCGAGTGCACGGCCTATGTTGCGACCTACAACTGGGGCCCGGTTGCCAACGCCGACGTCAAGCTGGGCGGAGAAACCGCAGCGAATGTGCCCGTCCAGGTCATGGGAGTATCCGGTTTCCCCGGAGCGCCCAGCGCCTGCACCGCCGGCGGCCTGACGGAAAACGATACGCAGCAGTCGCTCGGCGCCAACGGCATCCTGGGTGTGGGCGTGTTCCGTTACGATTGTGGCGGTGCGTGCAGCTCGGATCAGGGTGGTGATCCCAAGAACATCCCGCCGATCTATTTTTCGTGTCCTTCCACCGGCTGTACAGCGGCGCTGATCCCCTTGGCCGAAGAGGTACAAAACCCGGTCAGCGTATTCCCACAGGACAACAACGGCGAGCTGATTACGCTGCCGGCGGTGCCGGCTTCCGGCGCCATCTCGGCCAAGGGCACCATGACGTTTGGCATTGGCACCCAGTCCGACAACCAGCTCACCGGAGAAGTCGTACTCGGCGCCGACGGCTACGGCAACTTCCAAACCGCCTTTCAGGGCAAGACCTATTACAACTTCAGCCAGGCGATTGGCTCCGTTATCGATTCGGGCTCGAACGCCAACTTCTTCCTGGACGCTACGACCTTGAACATTACGCAGTGCACGGGCGGCAATTCCGGCTTTTACTGCCCCGGCGGCACCAGCCCGATCAGCTACACGGCAACTAACCTGAGCGCGGACGGTACGACGAGCATCACGGCGGCCTGGGACGTCGCTGACGCGCAAACGCTGTTCAATACCGGCAACTGGGCGTTTGACAATCTGGCCGGCCCGAACCCCGGCAGCTTTGACTTCGGGCTGGCGTTCTTTTTTGGTAAAACAGTGGTCATTGGTCTGAACGGTGCTCAGGCGAAGTCGAACGGAACGACGCACGTTGGTCCGTTTTACGGGTACTGA
- a CDS encoding type II toxin-antitoxin system VapC family toxin, translating into MIIDASALVAIVLSEPEADRFTTAVSAATVRLMAAVNWLETLVVVDSRKSASGVTKAQGLRAELGIQILPADEGQIRAAHEAWRRYGKGRHRARLNLGDCCAYAASVTLNEPLLFKGNDFSLTDVEVADW; encoded by the coding sequence GTGATCATTGACGCCTCGGCGCTCGTCGCGATCGTGTTGAGCGAACCGGAGGCGGACCGGTTCACGACCGCCGTGTCGGCGGCGACGGTACGTCTGATGGCGGCGGTCAATTGGCTGGAAACGCTGGTGGTGGTCGACTCACGGAAGAGCGCCAGCGGCGTGACCAAAGCCCAAGGCCTGCGCGCCGAACTGGGGATCCAGATTCTCCCGGCCGATGAGGGCCAAATCCGCGCCGCACACGAAGCCTGGCGACGTTACGGCAAAGGCCGGCACCGGGCGCGATTGAACCTGGGCGATTGCTGTGCCTATGCAGCCTCGGTGACGTTGAACGAGCCGCTACTGTTCAAGGGGAACGATTTCTCTCTGACCGACGTCGAAGTGGCCGATTGGTAA
- a CDS encoding DUF2844 domain-containing protein, translating into MRKIVSVFLLATVALAGVLSATPPPLPVLGQPLPAIAGQALTGRRQLEQAGVSVRQYQTPRGVTLRAYASANGVVFGMAWQGPVPPDLESLLANNYAAYRKAASEQRHRGPVTIAAGNLVVQLSGHMRNLRGRAFLTDKIPAQLSAAVVR; encoded by the coding sequence ATGCGGAAAATTGTGTCCGTGTTTCTCCTCGCGACGGTGGCATTGGCCGGTGTGCTCTCGGCGACGCCACCGCCGCTGCCGGTGTTGGGTCAGCCGCTGCCGGCGATTGCCGGGCAGGCGCTGACCGGCCGCCGCCAACTCGAACAAGCGGGCGTGAGCGTGCGTCAATATCAAACTCCGCGCGGCGTGACGCTGCGGGCCTATGCCAGTGCGAACGGGGTGGTCTTCGGCATGGCGTGGCAAGGTCCGGTGCCGCCGGACCTGGAATCGCTGCTGGCCAACAATTATGCCGCCTATCGAAAAGCGGCCAGCGAACAGCGTCATCGCGGCCCGGTAACGATCGCTGCCGGCAATCTGGTGGTCCAATTGAGCGGCCACATGCGAAACCTGCGCGGCCGTGCCTTTTTGACCGATAAGATCCCCGCGCAGCTTTCTGCGGCGGTGGTGCGCTAA